A window of the Lactuca sativa cultivar Salinas chromosome 7, Lsat_Salinas_v11, whole genome shotgun sequence genome harbors these coding sequences:
- the LOC128127401 gene encoding uncharacterized protein LOC128127401: MSQDDVQSNPINISNSIGSSTRVPILYMQDYEVWAHHFEDYVIGSDDKEYLIWEAITLGPFVHFGTNTTVKTQKEYNKWTADVDKIPQDEKDKLLCNVKELIIIRFALQANTFRLVSSCTSSIEICDRLKELYSTDDDLEHSIQTLLLSEFGAFTQKAKETLLQMFDRYNHLLSKMTKHGIERKSIEQKVTFLNSLRPEWMPVVSTVKVHEQFKAYSLAKLMGILKSHEITVSKQAKLVPGVGSLALVSKNKNVIEEEEEDDMSECDLTSNEYGMMVLNPKKLAWKKFPVSKNRNCKNHFAKDCMLKKVAERRESEDDEAYHLRKLEEIKKKKIGAGPMNALIVQEKVVDNEFGGVEVWSTDSEDEEVRRPTHGKAFVARKEDENVTRRCLMVTAGVSTESEPEEPNLHEDKCFAAKPVSEKINDCDHLIQKILDENGKSKIKTETLKSFDSSNAKLMTEHKMNSDSTSKFDDESEMSEISVEDVIDCSEFLKSETKIEKPLISENSVEYIHLSKNKSKKLKEKAVVYQKVQTVPNQVYAVKGVKERQTAELKFLIGQDNAGGCDDFFWSAPIDNADETVGLSEQTSWRVKGRYVPVTSQKHSLKISF, encoded by the exons ATGTCTCAAGACGACGtacaatctaatcccatcaacatctccaaTAGCATTGGATCTTCTACAAGAGTACCCATTCTTTACATGCAGGATTATGAAGtgtgggcgcatcacttcgaagattatgttaTTGGATCTGATGATAAGGagtatctcatctgggaagcaatcacgtTGGGTCCTTTTGTTCACTTTGGAACAAATACAACTGTGAAAACTCAAAAGGAATACAACAAATGGACTGCAGACGTGGATAAGATTCCTCAGGACGAAAAGGATAAACTACTGTGCAATGTCAAGGAATTAATAATAATCAGATTCGCTTTACAAGCCAACACCTTCAGGTTAGTGAGTTCATGCACTTCATCTATAGAGATATGTGACAGGTTGAAAGAATTATATTCAACCGACGACGATCTAGAGCACTCCATTCAAACTCTGCTTCTCTCCGAGTTTGGGGCATTTACACAAAAGGCTAAAGAAACCTTGCTTCAGATGTTTGATCGCTACAATCATCTACTCAGCAAGATGACAAAGCATGGTATTGAAAGGAAGAGTATTGAACAGAAAGTCACGTTCCTGAACAGCTTAAGACCTGAATGGATGCCGGTTGTCTCAACTGTGAAGGTGCATGAACAATTCAAGGCTTATTCCCTAGCAAAACTTATGGGAATTCTAAAGTCTCATGAAATCACAGTGTCAAAACAAGCAAAGTTGGTCCCTGGTGTCGGTTCCCTAGCTCTTGTCTCGAAGAACAAAAATgtgattgaagaagaagaggaagatgacaTGTCGGAGTGTGATCTTACAAGCAATGAGTATGGGATGATGGTGTTGAATCCAAAGAAGTTAGCTTGGAAGAAATTCCCCGTCagtaagaaccgaaactg CAAGAATCACTTTGCGAAGGACTGCATGTTGAAAAAGGTAGCCGAGAGAAGAgagagtgaagatgatgaagcttaTCATCTGAGAAAGCTTGAagagataaagaagaagaaaattggtgCTGGTCCAATGAATGCCTTGATTGTTCAAGAAAAGGTGGTCGATAACGAATTTGGCGGAGTTGAAGTgtggtccacagattcagaggatgaagaagtgagAAGACCGACACACGGTAAAGCTTTTGTGGCGAGAAAGGAGGATGAGAATGTGACTAGAAGATGCCTAATGGTGACGGCTGGAGTATCGACCGAGAGTGAGCCTGAGGAACCAAATCTGCATGAAGACAAATGCTTTGCAGCCAAGCCTGttagtgagaagatcaacgactgcgatcatTTGATCCAAAAG ATCTTAGATGAAAACGGTAAGTCTAAAATTAAAACCGAGACCTTAAAATCATTTGACTCATCAAATGCCAAATTGATGACCGAACATAAGATGAATAGTGATAGTACATCTAAGTTTGATGATGAAAGTGAGATGAGTGAGATCTCTGTGGAAGACGTAATCGATTGCTCAGAGTTTCTGAAGAGCGAAACCAAGATAGAAAAGCCACTTATATCCGAAAATTCGGTTGAATACATTCATTTGTCAAAAAATAAGTCAAAGAAACTCAAAGAAAAAGCAGTGGTCTATCAAAAAGTTCAAACGGTTCCAAATCAAGTCTATGCTGTTAAAGGAGTAAAAGAAAGACAAACAGCAGAACTAAAATTTTTGATAGGTCAAGACAACGCTGGAGGTTGTGACgatttcttctggtcagctcctattgacaatgcagATGAAACTGTTGGCTTATCAGAGCAAACCTCATGGAGGGTGAAAGGTAGATACgtacctgtaacatcccaaaaacacagtctgaaaatttcgttttaa